The Castanea sativa cultivar Marrone di Chiusa Pesio chromosome 4, ASM4071231v1 sequence atctacttcattcgcaattgataacatgtactatgtaagtttcagaatttaagaacaagaaagcgtaccttggtgtagtGAAATTCTAAACAATCTGaatagaagtacttgggaatactcttaatcttcactccaattccacttaacgcccaagaagtgtggtctctcaatcggtttccaaggagagaataagagagtatccaacactcacacacaaaccatttcattccaagTATGATCTTAATGAAAAGACCCTTATGAAAAGTCTcttataaaattctgtatgtttctctccttatatatatgactgattatctaattgggctaaccttttgggctattccacccatttagtgaaataataaATAGTAACAAGTATGAATTCATGGCCATTGGATGTTGTTGGATGAATCTTTCCAATAATATCTATTCCCTATGTAGAGAACGGCCAGGGTGAAGTCATGGTGTGTAATGACATAGGTGGCATGTGTTTCAGATCTCCATGGACTTGGCATTGATGGCATTTCCCAATATGAGCTGCGCAGTTTGCTTCCATAGTAGTTCAGTAATAACCTTGTCTCATTATCTTCTGTGATAGCATATGTGTATTCATAAGTGGCCTATAACTCGACTCATGAACCtccttaattatttgttgtGCTTCCTTAGCAGTCACGCAAAGAAGATGAAttccatcatatgatcttcTATAAAGCCTCTCaccacaaataatataattagtggACAACCATCTGATGGTCAATTGGTCATTCTTGTCTGCAGACTTTGGGTATGTCCCATCTTTGAGGTACTTTAGAATGTCTGAATACCATTCATCTTCTCCATTCTTTTCCTCACCTTCTTCTATTGACATGCAATAAGTTGGATCTTCTTTTTGTTCCACCACTATTGGTCTAGCTTCATCCTCCTTAGGTCCATCCATCATAGATGCCATTGTTGCTAAAGCATCTGCAATCTGATTCTGTATTCTTGGCACATATTGGTACTGAATCTTGCTGAATTTCGAGGCCTATTTTTGAAGACATTTATGATAAGGCATTAGCCTTTCTTCCTTGATCTTCCATCTTTTTTGAATCTGAGCAATTATCAAGGCTGAATCACCATATACTTCCAACTCTTTGACTCCAAGACCTAGGGATGCTCGTAACCCCATAATGTAGGCTTCATATTCAGTGGCATTATTAGTGGCAGTAAAGTTGAGCCTACCAGAAAATGGGATGTGTGTCCcttttgaagaaattaagagaACTCCAATGCCACTTCCACTTTGATTAGTtgctccatcaaaatacatcttccataATTCTACCTCGATTCCCATGATATTCTCATCTGAAAAGTCCCCTTGGATTTCTTTAGCTTCCCCAGGTGAATAGTGGGCTAAGTGATCAGCAATTGCCCTCCCCTTTACAGACTTCTGAGttacatatttaatatcaaatttcGATAGATTCAAAACCCATTTAGTTGTCTTCCCATCTTGCATAGGCTTCTCCATTAGATATTTCAAATGGTTCATTCTTGCAATCAATAAGACCTTGTAAGCAAGCATATATTGTCTAAGTTTGCGAGTTGCCTATACAAGTGCTACACATGTCTTCTCAAGTGGTGAATACTTCTCTTCATAAGCTAACATCTTCTTGCTGGCGTAGTAAATTGCATTCTCCTTTCTAGTCTCCTCTTGGTATTGAGCAAGCAAAGCCCCCATTGCTGTATCTGTAGTTGTGAGATACAACAATAATGACTTTTTAGATACCGACGGAACCAGTATTGGTGGTTTCATAAGATAATTCTTAATATTCTCAAAACCTTCTTGTCATTATTCATTCCACACTATGAGAACTTCCTTCTTGAGCTATCGAAAAATTGGTTCACATGTCTTGGTAAGCTGAACAATGAATCTGCTGATGTATTGTATCCTCCCTAAAAATCCTCAGATTTCCTCTTTAATCCTTGGAGGCTTCATCTCTATAATTGCTTTGATTTTGTTGGGTCAACTTCAATTCCCTTTTGACTTACTATAAACCCCAACAGCTTTCCAGATGTGACGTCGAAAGTGCACTTCTTTGGATTCAACCACAACTTATAGAATtggattctttcaaagaacttccGCAATGCTGGTATATGCCCTTCACAGTGTTTGGACTTCACTAttatgtcatcaacataaacttttACTTCTTTGTGGATCAAATCATGCAACAAAGTAGTGGCTGCACGTTGGTAAGTAGCACTAGCGTTCTTAAGgtcaaatggcatgaccttgtagcaatacgTTCCCCATGGAGTAATGAAAGAagttttctccatatcttcGAGAGCCATCTTTATCTAATTGTACGTTGAAAATTCATCCATAAATGATAGCAAGGCATGACCTGTTGTGTTATCAACCAAGATATCAATGTGAGGCAAAGGAAAATCATCTTTCGGGCTAGCCTTATTCAGATCTCGGAAGCCTACACATATCCTCACTTTCCCATCCTTCTTCGGCATTAGAACCATATTAGCTAACCATTCTGGGTAgttgaccaccctaaaaaatcCTGCATTGTATTGCTTCTCAACCTCTTCTTTAATCTTAAGAGTCCACTTTGGCTTCATTCTTTTCTACTTCTGCTTGACTGGCTTCATGGTTGGATTTGTTGGAATGCAATGCTGCATTATATCTGTCTCAAtcccaggcatgtcttcatatGACCATGCAAATACCTCTTTGAATTCTATTAGCAATGCCACTAAAGCATCTTTCTTAGAGGAGGTTAAGGTATTGCCCACTTGTATCATTTTAGGTTCATCATTAGTTCCCAGGTTAATaggttgggtttcttcttttataggttctagATGCCTTTATTGtaattccttattattaagagtttctttaccaaCTGCATAAGCATATGCATCTAGGCATATAGACAATTTTTATCCAAGTGTGTGCGCATGTGAGTATCTAATCATGTGGGTGCACAAATGCACATGCAtgtggaaattaaaaaaatggttgaaTGCTTAATGAGAATTAATGATTAATTCTTATGAAAGCTTGACATTTGGAGTGGAATCTTcattaagttttaaatttttttctgtAATAACATAACATCAATTATTAACACATGCTCTTAATCTTTAAATGttcttgataggccaaaaacgtattgacccttatgatgaattaagttgattaattagccaagttattaattaatcaaattaacatgcaaatgcgtggtaacacaaacaaatcaccaataaactaaagtatgcagcggaaataaatgacacggtgatttgtttacaaatggggaaaacctacacggtaaaaaccccaccgggtgattttaaggtcaccactcctgaaattccactattatcacaacaagcggttacaagtaaaggaatcctaagtaccttaccaacctacagttgaacccttaccccaatacccaattggacttgttctgtagtgacaatttctcatttcaatgcatggctcccaagtacgtgactaaccaatttgatgcgcggatcccagtacgtggcttactcctttgcacgaatcccagtacgtgactaagtccacaacaaccctttgattgttgtagttgatttgcagcagcttcacatagaaacaccaataagatcttcaatgttggtgcaagagattttccttggtcacaaaacccaaagatgtacaagaaacgcagcaagaactctttcttctgtaggaggaggctagggtttcaaaaagaaaactttatgaAACTCTCTAGGGTTAGatgtttctttttccacctcttttaaataggagcttaatgggctctcctattccaaataggtttacacaagcCTTGGattttcctagtccaataagaattatacaaacccataaacaaatagccttttagagtaaaaacgttgctggctataatTTGAAACCCGTAAGCTCAATCGATCGGGAcatttgtcgagctttaatgaatctcaacagatcgagcttctgtcgagaaggtatcgagacctacagtttgcacttttcttgagtagttcttgagtaatctgcatgtcttcaatttaaccacttgtaatgatcatcttgaacctacttagatttacccaaatacaagtaaagtgcgttttatcaaaagatatgtcaattacataaaaatatgtctccaacaatctccccctttggcaatccgtgacaaaaccacaagagtacattgaatgtcctagaatacATTTTACTCAAGATTACATaataaataagcctagtctAAAAGATCTGAACCTTGGAAGTTGCTGCAAGAAGAAGGTTCAGAATCTTGACTTGGCTTTAACTTATCTTTCCTGAAAGGTACTAAACAAGACATATCAAGATACCATGTGGAAAAtaatgacaagttaaataaacaagaaacatgtgtataaaaagagaaaagaaacaacacatgtgagataaagagtgaaacacatacatcatcacatataccacttgataagcatcatgtatgtaaaaatggttacaaaaccaaaagatacacaACAAAAAACTTTCTTCCCTTTAACATGAAGTTCTCCTCCTAAGTCTATTACTCCTCCTGAGGAATGacattcaatttttaaatttctccccctttttgacacgattgtcaaagggcataaaaagccaaaagactTGACCAGAGATAGATAGAAAACTGATACAGAGGGAACGAGGAGAACAAGGAACCATAGACctacaagagaaagaaaaacaagatgctatggacaaaaaaaaaatgcaaaataaagaaaaatgaaatgcatgcaaggatatctcgatcgatcgagaggtgtcgagaatctatcgagaaaAAGCCAacctcaatggatcgagaagctatcaagaatTTATCGAGGGGACATAAACTTTCTCGATCAATCTACCTaactatcgagaggtgtcgagattgcgataagatgcaactgaagagctcgatagatcaGCCAGgcatcgagaggtgtcgagatggcttaaaaacagtttttcaaagaggagaaaaacacaaatatgaatgcaatcaaacatgcaactcagccaaagatccaaccaacattttaacctctcaataaaaaattaaacatttagctcccaaaaactcacacacacacacacactaaacaagcttaaccaattttatatttcaaaaataagttaagacagtttagtgagcatacatcaacacatgtaaaccttgtgatggccaaatcatattgtacctacacatgtatcaaaagtagcaaagaatattgcgtgttgtgtgtgaaaacatcgcaaaaatgcataagtgtctctaagttatgatgatttgagctatgagaaaatcactttaacttacacacaattataactgtttgatggggactatcacctttaaggtacatcctataactcccacatcttctagaaaacacgcttacaatcatatttaaagcattttgttcttttaacttttattttctttgcatattttcctttattaagcaaatcatgcatgggtatataaaagaaagagaagagatacccaattatgttgagcttttgacattgcacttttgttatgccgaagcatacagatgtcattgacattgcacttttgctatgccgaagtatacagatgtcatatcatgattggcgggtaacagtgatgagatggttatttgtgcctttctcttaggattttctagttctacccgtcaaaaagaatgatacgagtgttaagttcaagagatcgcttaaccttactcatcacaaataaagaaccataaagctcacttgcttagttgtgcataagaatgctcatctaagttacaagaggtacaaagtttagaaaactctgtttcaaatgCCATTTTAAAGTTCATAAGAACtgatgtacacatacacacactatttttgtatttttcaatttttcaatttttttttattttgaaaacaaaataaagcaaaattgaaaacaaacaaataaaaacatgttaaacaaagcaaaacaatgcataaaagaaagatgcatatgcatgaaagcaagaaaggaaaaaaatgcagatgcatgaaagcatgatttcaaaagcagataagaaatcaagcaaagagagtcctactatggatagaaagaattaaagcagaggacaaacaaaaaagaaaattaagtcttaggatccttcctcacccacacagcacaagtctttggccgtgaagatgaaaaggctcatgtcctagtatgactactaaaggacatagaggaattagaattctcctgaaattgagttaaaaagctcaaaacttttaataactcaccaagaataggtacagagcctttagacaaaggatgagacctattggacactcgcttatgaggaaacaacttgaaacaattaggccGAGTATGACAAAAAACcataatggtgacaaacatgagtagttttagagctactcggcttcctagaaggaggtctaaccttagaggttgacagagacctcaacttcggacaatttggcctaatatgaccaataatatgacaatgatgacaattggggacaaatttagaatttttattcaacttaggaggagttttagacataggtttagaaacttcagcattaacatcagattgtttacctttgtctatcctagcaatattagtcttcaactcttcattattccttttaaaggggggaatataaaaatatttttcttttgagttaggctcaaccaTAAGTTTGGCACTAGGTACTTTTTCAACTTTAGTTTTAAatctagttgctcttccaaactcttaatgttgtccacctgagatgaaatttgatttttaaaatttttattcaaattattggcttcatccaattttgcaatcaaatcatctttttcaagcttgacctttttaaatttagcttttaattttgtagaacattcaagagatttcatacaaaaattataaagcttgcaataggcatcatgaatatcatcatcatcattcaacacaagatcatgcaaatcaaaacaattaagagtttccatgacaacagaggtcaatggatcacacagcaaagattaaaacctaatcagagtgtgcctgctctgataccacttgataggccaaaaacgtattgacccattgtgatgaattaagttgattaattagccaagttattaattaatcaaattaacatgcaaacgcgtggtaacacaaacaaatcaccaataaactaaagtatgcagcgaaaataaatgacacggtgatttgtttacaaatggggaaagcctacacggcaaaaaccccaccgagtgattttaaggtcaccactcctgaaattctactattatcacaacaaacggttacaagtaaagaaatcccaagtaccttaccaacctacagttgaacccttaccccaattcccaattggacttgttctgtagtgacaatttctcctttcaatgcacggctcccaagtacgtgactaaccaatttgatgcgtggatcccagtacgcggcttactcctttgcacgaatcccagtacgtgactaagtccacagcaaccctttgattgttgtagttgatttgcagcagcttcacataaaaacaccaataagatcttcaatgttggtgcaagagactttgcttggtcacaaaatccaaAGGcatacaagaaacgcagcaagaactctttcttctgtaggagaaTGCTAAGgtaaaccttatgaagctctctagggttagatttttctttttccacctcctttaaataggagcttaatgggctctcctattccaaataggtttacataAACCTTGGattttcctagtccaataagaattatacaaacccataaacaaatagccttttaaagtaaaaacgttgctggctataatTTGAAACCCGTAAGCTTGATCGATCAGGacatctgtcgagttttaatgaatctcgacagatcgagcttttgtcgaggaggtatcgagacctgcagtttgttcttttcttgagcagttcttgagtaatctacatgtcttcaatttaaccacttgtaatgatcatcttgagcctacttagatttacccaaatacaagtaaaatgcgttttgtcaaaggatatgcgaattacataaaaatatgtccccaacagTTCTCTTGTCTTTTAATGACATATCTTCAATCAATTGCCTTTTATTACCTTAGATATCAAATTAGTTTGAATTTAAATATCCAAGTCTTTTAGGAAAGATCATCACATTAATTGCTTTGTCAATTCCTAATCGtcttttaaattcaaattcaaatatctcTAGTCAATTAGGCAATATAATCTCTTGATTGTCGACAACTAATATTTAATTATGTCAACTATTTTGGAATTAAAACCTTTAAGCCTTTTATGGAGGAGGATATTAGGATATTCCactgttttttttgtttgctctcttttctttctagTTAAAAGGATGCGTAGTATTCCTAGGTGAGTATTCTCATGACTAAGTGCATGTAGCAGTGAGTGCCTTGTAATTTCTTGCAAGAGTGAGTGTGCCCTCCTTAGTGTGAGGGCTTGTGGCAGTACTCTCCCTTGAGAGGAGTCCTCTTTGGATTTTAGAGAAAGTACTAGATGAAGTTATCATGGCGGAGGAGCTTGAGGTGTTATGGAGTAAACTTTCCTTCACggaggaagaagatgaaggaatCGAGATTGATGTGAACAATACAAGGGCTGCAAAGGAATTAGGGAAATATTATGTGGTGATGAGGATTATGGCTCACAAAAGTATAAGTTTGGATGCacttaagaaaaatatgagAATGCTTTTGAAGCCAAACAAGGGTATACAAATTTCTAAGGTTGAGGAGGATCTATCCCTAGTGGAATTTGGGGATGGAAGGGATAAGAAAAAGGTAATGGACATCTGTCCATGGAGTTATGAGAAGCACTTGGTTCTAATCTAAGAATTTGATGGAAAGCTAACCCCAAGGGAAATGGAGATCAAGTGGGCACCATTCTGGGTTTAGATTTTCAACCTCCCTCTGAATTGTAGAACGAAGGAAATAGGATGGTCTATTGGGGCCAAGTTGGGAGAGGTGATAGAGGTTGATGTCCAGGACTCTAGGGTTCAATAGGGAAGATGTCTAAGGGTGAGGTGCGCCTTGATGTGACCAAGAAACTGGTCCGGGGTAAAAAGATCACCGTTAAGGGCAAGGAAAGAAGGTGGGTAAATTTCAAATATGAGAGACTCCCTAATTTCTGTTATTGGTGTGGCCTCCTTAGCCATGCATTGAAAGACTGTCTTGACCAAGGTGAGAGCAACACTTGGACTGAGAATGAAGAGCTACAATACGAATCATGGATGAGGGGCGAAATAATGAGGAGATATATGTAGGAGTCACCGAAGCCTGGTATGAGGAGAGGAATAGACATGGCTTCAGGCCAGTGGAACGTCGGCGTCGAATCGAGAAGGAGGTTGGCGATGAACAGGACATATGAGGTGATAGGGGAGGTTGGTGGGGCTCACGAGGTGGGTCTGCCATGCATAAAGCAATGCCCCCTGAcacaaacaaaagcaaaagatGGGGATTCGGGTAGAGTGATAGAGAGCTTACACGAAAATGGGAAGGTCAACAAAAGGGTGGAAAAGCAAAATGGAATGAAcatggaagaagaaagaaagacatcaaACCAACCTAAAGACCAGTCAAAGGATGCAGTGGGAAAAAAGTGAAGATCATGTGAAAAGAGGATATATAATAAAGAACTTGGCGCCAAGTCCAGGTACGCTTCTCATATTAGAAAGCCCATTATGCTTGGAGGCTAAACTGGGCCCTTTGACTATGTCTTATGATCAGGCAAAAGGCTGGACTGCAGAAAAATTGGCCCAAATAATAGGCATTGGAAATGGCTAGCCCATGaagtaaaaaaagagaaaaaaagtgaaataaaaagGCCACAAAGTTTCTAAGCGTGGGGGCTCAATCCCACTTAGTGAATTAGATCCTAACATGCTGGAACAAAAGCGTAGAAAGGCAGGGAAACATACCTGTCAAATCGAAGATGAGAAAGAACAAATGGTTGGCGGAGAGGCGATTGTTGCGGGGCAGCACCACCGAGACCCATGACAATCTTGGCATGGAGCTGTCGGGGCCTTGGGTCGGCCCTAGCGGTTCGGACACTCACCGATGAGGTGAGATCAAAAGACCCACTTTTGATCTTTCTAGCAGAAACAAAAACAGGGGAGAGCAGAATGAAAGGAATCCGAAACAAATTAGAGTTCACACAGGGGATCACGGTCCCCAGTGATGGAAGAAGTGGTGGTTTGGCTATGATGTGGAAGGAGGGTTCAAACATCAGATTTAGGAGCTACTCAAACTCCCATATTGACATGGAAGTCCATGAGAGCTCGGCACGAACTCCATGGAAGGCAACGGGTTTTTATGGGCACCCCGACGCAAGTAAACGCTTTATCTCTTAGCAATTGTTGGAAATTCTCAAAAATCAGTATTCTATGCCATGGATTGTGTTTAGTGATTTCAATGAAATAACTTAATCAAACGAGAAAATTGGGTGACTGGACAGAGATGCTAAATAGATGGAGGTGTTTAAGGAGTGCTTGAACAGATGTGAGCTTTTTGATTTAGGCTTCATAGGGCAAAACTATACCTGGTGTAATGGGAGGGGGGTGAGTATCAGACTAAAGATTGGATGAATTCATTTCTTGAGGCAAGAGTGAGGCACGTGGCTATGTCTATATCGGACCATTGTATGTTAATGCTCACTCGAAAGCGTAAACAACCTCAAAAGCGAGGAAAGAAGCGTTTCTTTTTTGAAGCCGTGTGGACAAGGGATGAGAGGTGTAGAGAGATTATGGAAGAGGCATGGGAGCCGAGTTGGGCTGAGGCAGAATTTGGTATAATAGATAGAATTAAGAGATGCCAAGAAAAATTGCAGGGCTGGAATTAGAAGGAGTTTGGTAATGTTAATAAGGTGCTGaaacaaaaaaaggagaggCTCCAACAATTGGAAGTTTAGGACAGTGTTCACGGGAAAGCAGAAGTTATTCAGAAGGTAAGAAAGGAAATCAATGAGATTTaagttagagaaaaaataatgtggAATCAAAGGTCCAGAGCTCTTTGGCTAAAATGGGGAGatagaaatacaaaatttttccacGCTAGGGCGAGTCAAAGGCGTAGGAAAAACTGGATTGCGGGGCTGCAAAACACAAATGGAGTGTGGGTGGAAGATAAGGAAGGTATCGAGAGCACTATCTTGGACTACTTTGAAAACATTTACCAATCTAACTAGCCAACCAGTTTTGATGCCAGCCTAAACTCAATTACAAATTGTGTCTCTCCGGATATGAACAAAGAGTTGCTTGCTGttgaaaaaactggttttgtatctcatacaaaacacatagcgaaaCCAACAAATAagtatctatttcattcatgattgataccGTGCACTAtctaaatttcagaatttaagaacaagatagcttaccttggtatggtgaaattcaaaaccaaaaattgaatTACTCggaaatacttttaatcttcactccaattctactttacgcccaaaatgtgtggtctctcaatcagttttcaaagagagaatgaaagtgtgtctcactctcacatacacactatttcTTATAACActatttcttatatcactaataaaaattctgtatgtttctccctttataactaactgattatctaattggattggcctattgggcctttccaattgggctttagtgtgtggcttggaatgggaccaaaaaggaccaataagacactagctccaatgggccttgggctttttagtcaactcttaacaagtccaaagttaccattaattatatttaaactactatataaatataattgcactctagaccttattaataaattatatcccaaaactttattatacatgcaatccctacataaaatattcgtagtaatacaaagtcataaatatagactgtcactttgaaaattactacatcttaatccgtgagtacccggtttaatcatttaagttattcatcatatatttatgaaatccaatttcataaatatatactttagtaactctttactaaagtggttagacctaacaatctgaataaccaaacccattaaacttatctcaaaggaatattttatatctccgttaagagattatgaattctatcttgagaatatatgttccatcaacactaaatgtggctgcccaacatactgagattttgaccgttactttagatctcactcctgatatatcaaagcaacctacacttcatgatcaagtccattatcctcttaggattaagagttcatgtaaatagaagttgtgagatttattattcattggacagtcgttaagagaataataaatctcacagtggtccagttcaatatgtcttaactcttaaaacataacaacatatcaacatatcaactagaagtctccacttccatgattaagaaaaatcatcttagttgatacgttatagtcttcgcagataaaatgcccaatttc is a genomic window containing:
- the LOC142632614 gene encoding uncharacterized protein LOC142632614, with protein sequence MEKPMQDGKTTKWVLNLSKFDIKYVTQKSVKGRAIADHLAHYSPGEAKEIQGDFSDENIMGIEVELWKMYFDGATNQSGSGIGVLLISSKGTHIPFSGRLNFTATNNATEYEAYIMGLRASLGLGVKELEASKFSKIQYQYVPRIQNQIADALATMASMMDGPKEDEARPIVVEQKEDPTYCMSIEEGEEKNGEDEWYSDILKYLKDGTYPKSADKNDQLTIRWLSTNYIICGERLYRRSYDGIHLLCVTAKEAQQIIKEVHESSYRPLMNTHMLSQKIMRQGYY